The DNA region GCGACCGCACCAGCACCGAAGCCTGCTACTTTTGAACCGGAAACGGAATTTGCCACCAAGTATCTGGTGACGAATGGCAGCAACAGCCGTCGCCGTCCCGGTGCCAATATGTCTACCTATCTGGACATGGCCCGTAAGATGAAAGTCGGCTAGAAACCGAGAATGGACATGGCGTAGGGGCACGGTATTCGACAAGTAATCTTAACTGATACCCAAGAATTATTGTCCGAATGCTGCGCCTTTATTAATTGTGTTAGGAGTGTGATCTATAGCACTCCTATTTTTTTGCGATCGCACGGGAGCGTTGCAGGAAGGCCAGACTGCTGTACAGATGAAAGGCAGTATCCAGGTAACAATCCGTTGATCGCGCCAGGTGAATGTGAGATGCGATGCGATCGAGAACAACGGTAAAGTCTTCTGTGGTTTCAGCAAATGGGGTGAACAGGGACTGGATTGGAGTTTCAGGAAGCTGCTGATTTAGCCCTGCGCTCAACTCGTTCCAGTATTGGCGAATCGTGTCGTGATGGACATTGGCCGATACGCCCTGATGAAAGGCGTACTGACTATCCACCAACCGCAAAATGCACTGCCGATTGATCAGATGCAGGTCGCAGACGTGAACGTAATCCTCAACGTGTTCTTTCCACTCCAGGCGATCGCGATAGCCCAAATCTACCACCTGCCCAAAAATCGGTAATAATCCCTCCACTCGCTGCCCCACCTCTGACCAGTTAAAAGATAGTAATCCAGACTGATTGGCATCATTGAAACAAACGACAGAAGCCGTCGGCACAAAGGTTTGGAAGTAATGGATGCGAAAAACTTGAATCGCTTGCAATTCGGAGAGGGATGCCCAAAAAACCGGAATTTCCGACTGCAGGAGTTCCTGGCCATACACCTGTAACTCCCCAATAGACCCACAGCGATACAGCCGCCAGCCCCGACTGGGCAACAGTCCTCGTGCCGTATACGCATCGATTTTCATAATCTGGGCAAAGCGCTGGACGATCGCATTCCGGTTCTCTCCCGCTACCGCTTCCAGAATCATCACTCCCGGTTCCTGGCTGGACGCATCCGCAGTCGCCTGCGCGATCGCCTGTTGTCGTCGCTCCTTCTCTGCCTCCTCCAATCGTTGTAAGCCCTGCCGTGCTTGTGCCATCAGCTTGGGATTGGCACTCTGCCGCAACAGTTGACGGTAGATATTCTCCGCCGCACTCGCCTTCCCCGATACCTCCTGCAACCGCGCCACATAAAACTGCACCCACGGATCCTGAGGCGACTGTTTGAGCAATTCTTTTAATAATTGAGCCGCTGTTCGATAATCCTGGCGATCGAAGGCCGCGATAACTGATTCCAACATGGGAGTAAAGAGTTTTAAGTTCTCAATTTTAAGTTTTAAGTTCTGGATTGACTCGACTTAAAACTCAAAACTTAAAACTCAGAACTTTCTTGATTGATACTGCTCTTAAATTGGAAACCCTAACGCTTTCAGGATCAGAGGCAATAACTTACTGCAAGCTTCGACCAGTTTAGCGGTGTCGGGCAAACTGTTGAGTGTCGCGTCAAAAATCTTTTTGGCTTTTCGCACCAATTCTTCTTTCTGTGCGGGTTCTTCCGTTTGCTGGGCAACGGCCAGGTTTTTCACCTCTTCCAGCAGCTTGGCTTTGTCGGGATCGGGAAGATCAGGATCGGTGGCGATCGCGTCTTTCAACTCGGTTAACAACATCGGTGTCCGGCGGCACGCTGACCCGCACCACAACCACGCCATCGCCTTTGTTCTCAATCCTTTGAATTTCTAACGGGGTATTTTCGTTTTCCACCTGTACCTGGTTGAAGGCAGCGACAAAGGCTTTCCAGTCCACCCCGTTGTGGAAGATTAAATCCACAGTGCTGAGGACTTCTTGAAACAGTTTCGTGAATTCGCTCGGTGCAAAATCGCCACTACTGGGACGACGTTCCTGTTGGTGGCGCAACAGATAGACATACTGGCAATCCACGTCATCTAAAACCGTGTTGCTGTCAATATTCCAGGCTTCCAGACAGGCTCCCGTCATTGTTGCCCCGGTGAAATCCGTATGTAAAACCAGGGATTCAGCCAAGTTGGCATTTTTGAGATTGGCATGGCGTAGGGTAGCACAACTCAAATCTGCCCAGGTGAGATCGACTCCTTCCAGATTCACCCCATCCAGGTTGGCAGCCCGCAGATTGGCATCGACATAGGATTTGCCAGAACCATTATGGGTGACCAGTAATTCCCGCACTGCCGGATTCGCCAGAATGGAATTGCCAAGTCGAGCGCGATCGAGCTTTTGAGCATTCTGCCAGTTGACCCATTCCAGGATAGTTTGGCGTTGTTTGGTGAAATGAGAGTTGGTGCGGTTGAGGAAGGCATAACCGAAATTGGCACGGGTGAGATCGGCACCGCAAAAAGAGGTACCACCTAGCGCACCAAAAGCAACCCAATGCTGCGAATGATGGCAAACCTTTCTTCACCTTTGAGCGCAAGACAACTACAGTAAAGACCGAGGAGTAAACTCGCGACAGTGACAGCGATAGCGACAGTACCGGCGATAGCACCAGCGACAACACCACCGACAGCACCAGCGATAGCACCAGCGACAACACCAGCAACAAGACTGGCGAAAGCGAAGGCGAAAGCACCAGCGAAAGCAAAAGCAAAAGCGCTAGCGAAAGCGACACCGAAAGCGATAGCTATCTTCTTCACAGTGTTGCCTTAGTGTCAGCCCGCCTCCTCGTTCAAGGAACTTTCCAACACCGCAGCAATTAACGAAAGGGCGACAACTGGGGCGGTAACGGTGCGAAGAATACGATCGCCCAGTGAAACAGGTTGGTAGCCTGTGGCAATCGCTCTCTCAACCTCAACCTCAGTCCAGCCACCTTCGGGGCCGATCGCAACGGTGAGGGAGAGAAGGGGAGAGAGGGGGAGGCTGTGGAGACAATCCAAGAGATGAGGAGCAGTGTGGCGAGTGACACAGAGGTAGTGAGGAGAGACAGACAATTCAGTGGTGGGTAGAGTGTTCAAGTGTTCTTGAAAGGAAATCGGTTCCTGGATGGTGGGAACAATTTGGCGTTCCGATTGTTCGGCGGCTTCTTGAGCGATGCGTCGCCAGCGTTCCAGTTTTTGCAGACTGGGATGGAGCAGGGTGCGATCGCTGATCACCGGAGCAATGCAACTCACTCCCAGTTCCGTCACCTGCCGGACTACCTCGTCAAAGGCATTACCTTTCGGCAAGGCCATGACCAGAGTGATCGCGATCGGAAGTTCGGTTTGGCATGCGATCGCCTCCAGAATTTCGGCTTGCAGGTCTGCATGGGAAGGATGAACCAGTTGCACAAGCCAGGAATAACCCTGACCATCCATCACAATCACGCGATCGCCCTCCTGCAAGCGCAAAACCCGGCTCAAATAATGCCGTTGTTCAGCGGTGAAATAAACCACGGGCGGCACAATTTGAGTCGGATTGACAACAATCCGTTGCAACATGGCTCACCTCTCCTGGCGAGCTTGTAGTGGATATGCATCTTTAGCTTCGTTGATTGGTCTGACCGGGGGACTTCCCCCCGGCCCCCCGCTTTGTGGGATCCTAGCTCCCCCACACCCCCCGCAAGGTGCTGATTGTTCCATTTAGAGTCTCTCGTAAGTCACTCCAATTTTGGTGTACCACAGACTTTTACTCCCACAATTAGTCCCTTCTGGAGGGGGTTCGGGGGACGCAGCAGTCCCCTGAATTCGGGGTTTGGGGGCTGTCCCCCAAGGATTGAATTTGGCAAAACTAACCGTACACAGTAGTACCCATCAGACTAAATCGCTGGACTCAAGACCCGGTCTGCTGCAGTTTCTGGATTGACCTCAGGCGAATCTTTCTCAGAAGCGGGAACCAGTTGCCAGAATTTGGGCAGATATTCTGACCAGTTCTCCAGAATCTGTTTCGCTTTGGGACTGCAGGTGCGATCGTAATGGGTCTGAATCAGATCCTTCAACTGCTGTTCTCCAACGGGAGACACAATCCGTTGCGGTTTAGCATTCTCTGGGTTGACCTTAATTTGGAAACTGCCATCTTCATCCAGGAAGTAAGCCAGTCCCCCGGTCATCCCAGCACCCACATTGCGGCCTGTTTTACCCAGAACCACAATCACGCCACCCGTCATGTATTCGCAGCAGTGGTCGCCTGCACCTTCAATGACAGCCTGGGCTTGAGAGTTGCGAACCCCAAACCGTTCTCCCGCCTGTCCCGCCGCATACAGCGTACCACCCGTTGCCCCATAGAGACAGGTGTTGCCGAGAATGACATTTTCCGAAGGTTGATAGGTTGCAGCAGCAGGAGGCACGATGACAATTTCGCCACCATGCATTCCTTTACCCACGTAGTCGTTGGCTTCCCCTTCCAATCTGAGGGTCAGACCGGGCAGGTTAAAGGCCCCAAAGCTCTGACCAACGGCTCCGGTGCAGTTGAGCGTAATTTGCCCACTGAATCCGTTGTTGCCGTATTGCTTGGCGATCGCCCCGGCTAACCGGGCACCGATCGTGCGATCGGTATTGACGACCTTCACAGCTTTGGTGACAGTTCCCTGCTGGGCGATCGCGGCTTGAATGTCGGGATCGGCTAATAGTTCATCATCCAGCACAGGACCATTGCTATGCACCTCTTCATGGATCAACCAGGAGCGATCGCTGCGAGTATCCGGTAGCTTGGTCAAACAATCCAGATTCAGGCTTTGGGTCTTAGCGAGTTTGACCCCTTTCCGCATTTTTAACAGGTCAGCCCGCCCAATCACCTCGTTCAGGGTACGATAGCCCAATCGGGCCAGCAGCGATCGCACTTCTTCCGCCACAAACAGGAAGAAATTCACCACATATTCGGGAATGCCCGTAAAACGTTTCCGCAGTTCCTCCTTCTGGCTGGCCACTCCGACCGGACAGTTGTTGGTGTGGCAGATGCGGGCCATGATACAACCCTCCGCGATCATGGCGATCGAGCCAAAGCCAAACTCTTCGCCACCCATCAGGGCTGCCATCATCACATCCCATCCGGTTCTTAAACCACCGTCTACCCGGAGGATGACCCGATCGCGCAGT from Leptodesmis sichuanensis A121 includes:
- a CDS encoding tetratricopeptide repeat protein; amino-acid sequence: MLESVIAAFDRQDYRTAAQLLKELLKQSPQDPWVQFYVARLQEVSGKASAAENIYRQLLRQSANPKLMAQARQGLQRLEEAEKERRQQAIAQATADASSQEPGVMILEAVAGENRNAIVQRFAQIMKIDAYTARGLLPSRGWRLYRCGSIGELQVYGQELLQSEIPVFWASLSELQAIQVFRIHYFQTFVPTASVVCFNDANQSGLLSFNWSEVGQRVEGLLPIFGQVVDLGYRDRLEWKEHVEDYVHVCDLHLINRQCILRLVDSQYAFHQGVSANVHHDTIRQYWNELSAGLNQQLPETPIQSLFTPFAETTEDFTVVLDRIASHIHLARSTDCYLDTAFHLYSSLAFLQRSRAIAKK
- a CDS encoding pentapeptide repeat-containing protein, producing the protein MRELLVTHNGSGKSYVDANLRAANLDGVNLEGVDLTWADLSCATLRHANLKNANLAESLVLHTDFTGATMTGACLEAWNIDSNTVLDDVDCQYVYLLRHQQERRPSSGDFAPSEFTKLFQEVLSTVDLIFHNGVDWKAFVAAFNQVQVENENTPLEIQRIENKGDGVVVVRVSVPPDTDVVNRVERRDRHRS
- a CDS encoding 16S rRNA (uracil(1498)-N(3))-methyltransferase codes for the protein MLQRIVVNPTQIVPPVVYFTAEQRHYLSRVLRLQEGDRVIVMDGQGYSWLVQLVHPSHADLQAEILEAIACQTELPIAITLVMALPKGNAFDEVVRQVTELGVSCIAPVISDRTLLHPSLQKLERWRRIAQEAAEQSERQIVPTIQEPISFQEHLNTLPTTELSVSPHYLCVTRHTAPHLLDCLHSLPLSPLLSLTVAIGPEGGWTEVEVERAIATGYQPVSLGDRILRTVTAPVVALSLIAAVLESSLNEEAG